A window of Longispora fulva contains these coding sequences:
- a CDS encoding HesA/MoeB/ThiF family protein — protein sequence MRPILKPVDEYRVGDTLRLVRELGVWFDLDDADGGVAALLGQLDGTSTVEEIGARLAIDAAPAIAALDDAGLLEDADAPHTLTADDHERYASNLAFLSTFASLTTSRYALHARLRAARVVLLGVGGLGSTLLLSLAGAGVGHLTLLDVDRVELRNLTRQFLYTEADVGRTKVHRAGARALAVNPTLDIRTVERLVTCPEDVAPLLEDADLVLCGIDRPRQVRHWVSRACVAAGVPFLSGGMTVTKGVYFGFTPGRDGCMECWEAHAGPLDDARVRPPVNRAMGPMAAVVGGLVGVEALRVLTGFAPPVSMGRVWTVDFATGETTVFDEWTRREDCPACGNAAAPR from the coding sequence ATGCGACCGATCCTGAAACCCGTCGACGAGTACCGGGTGGGCGACACCCTCCGCCTTGTCCGCGAACTGGGCGTGTGGTTCGACCTGGACGACGCCGACGGCGGCGTGGCAGCGCTCCTCGGCCAGCTCGACGGCACCAGCACCGTCGAGGAGATCGGCGCGCGCCTGGCGATCGACGCGGCCCCGGCGATCGCGGCCCTCGACGACGCCGGCCTGCTCGAGGACGCCGACGCCCCGCACACCCTGACCGCCGACGACCACGAACGCTACGCGAGCAACCTCGCGTTCCTGAGCACGTTCGCGTCCCTGACCACGAGCCGGTACGCGCTGCACGCCCGGCTGCGGGCCGCCCGCGTCGTCCTCCTCGGCGTGGGCGGCCTGGGCTCGACCCTGCTGCTCAGCCTGGCCGGGGCCGGCGTCGGGCACCTGACCCTGCTGGACGTCGACCGGGTGGAACTGCGCAACCTGACCCGCCAGTTCCTGTACACGGAGGCCGACGTGGGCCGGACCAAGGTGCACCGGGCGGGGGCCCGGGCGCTGGCCGTGAACCCGACCCTGGACATCCGGACCGTCGAACGCCTGGTCACCTGCCCCGAGGACGTCGCGCCGCTGCTGGAGGACGCAGACCTCGTGCTGTGCGGCATCGACCGGCCCCGGCAGGTGCGGCACTGGGTGAGCCGGGCGTGCGTGGCCGCCGGGGTGCCGTTCCTGTCCGGCGGGATGACCGTCACCAAGGGCGTGTACTTCGGCTTCACCCCCGGCCGTGACGGCTGCATGGAGTGCTGGGAGGCGCACGCCGGCCCCCTGGACGACGCCCGGGTCCGGCCACCGGTCAACCGGGCGATGGGCCCGATGGCCGCTGTCGTCGGCGGGCTGGTCGGCGTCGAGGCGCTGAGGGTGCTCACCGGCTTCGCCCCGCCGGTGTCGATGGGGCGGGTGTGGACCGTGGACTTCGCCACGGGGGAGACGACGGTGTTCGACGAGTGGACCCGCCGGGAGGACTGCCCGGCCTGCGGCAACGCGGCGGCCCCCCGATGA
- a CDS encoding ABC transporter ATP-binding protein — MEPPDDDAVPHELDAELEAESYWHKFTQDLVDTRFRSVLWRLPALVRMAFGLAWSASRLDTAATVVLQVTAGLLTALGLLATRGVLESLFAAGPTPDRVRAAIPALAWVTLATAGRAALTTAAGWAQARLSPRVRVAAELELLKVTSRVELAAFDDDAYADDIERARNRGTQSSVALVDHGIDLLTGVVRFLAVAGTLLVIHPLLLPVLIAAAVPECWGAVHAARAAYLARARWVARSRRSWTLGHLLADRRHAPEVRAFNLRDYLLSRYLRLLRGTLATDLDIARQQTAARAVGGALSGVGKAGVYVLLGVLLVGGGLPLAAAGTAVFALQAGAGALTQLIFHINGLYEDGLYARDYAQVREATAGRAERSSTLTAPPPAELRLESVTLTYPGADGPALTDVSLVVRTGETIALVGANGGGKSSISKLLGCTYAPSTGRVLWDGVDIAGYAPDQLRSHISVVTQDFAHWPFTAREDIRIGAEHRPATNAGIEAAARAAEAHTMITELARGYDTLLDKNFKGGQELSQGQWQRLAAARGFYRDAPVLICDEPSAALDPRAEFALFQQLRTGAAGRMTVLITHRLANVRHADRIYVLDHGRVLESGDHEELMAFDGVYAELFTLQAAGYLTEDPAH, encoded by the coding sequence ATGGAGCCGCCGGACGACGACGCCGTCCCGCACGAGCTCGACGCGGAACTGGAGGCGGAGAGCTACTGGCACAAGTTCACCCAGGACCTGGTCGACACCCGGTTCCGGTCCGTGCTGTGGCGGCTGCCGGCGTTGGTCAGGATGGCGTTCGGGCTGGCCTGGTCGGCGAGCAGGCTGGACACGGCCGCAACCGTCGTGCTGCAGGTGACCGCCGGTCTGCTCACGGCCCTCGGCCTGCTCGCCACCAGGGGCGTGCTGGAGTCCCTGTTCGCCGCCGGCCCCACCCCCGACCGGGTGCGGGCCGCGATCCCCGCCCTGGCCTGGGTCACCCTCGCCACCGCCGGGCGCGCGGCGCTGACCACGGCGGCCGGCTGGGCGCAGGCCCGGCTCAGCCCGCGGGTCCGGGTCGCCGCCGAACTGGAACTGCTCAAGGTCACCAGCCGGGTCGAGTTGGCGGCGTTCGACGACGACGCGTACGCCGACGACATCGAGCGGGCCCGCAACCGGGGCACCCAGTCCAGCGTCGCGCTCGTCGACCACGGGATCGACCTGCTCACGGGCGTGGTCCGGTTCCTGGCTGTCGCCGGCACCCTGCTGGTGATCCACCCCCTGCTGCTGCCGGTGCTGATCGCCGCGGCGGTGCCCGAGTGCTGGGGCGCGGTGCACGCCGCCCGGGCCGCGTACCTCGCCCGGGCGCGCTGGGTGGCCCGGTCCCGGCGGAGCTGGACCCTCGGGCACCTGCTGGCCGACCGGCGGCACGCGCCGGAGGTCCGGGCGTTCAACCTGCGCGACTACCTGCTCAGCCGCTACCTGCGGTTGTTGCGGGGCACCCTGGCCACCGACCTGGACATCGCCCGCCAGCAGACCGCCGCCCGGGCCGTCGGCGGCGCCCTGTCCGGCGTCGGGAAGGCCGGGGTGTACGTGCTCCTCGGCGTCCTGCTGGTCGGCGGCGGCCTGCCCCTGGCCGCGGCCGGCACGGCCGTGTTCGCGCTGCAGGCCGGCGCCGGCGCGCTCACCCAGCTGATCTTCCACATCAACGGCCTCTACGAGGACGGCCTGTACGCCCGCGACTACGCCCAGGTCCGCGAGGCCACCGCCGGCCGGGCCGAGCGGTCCAGCACCCTGACCGCCCCGCCGCCGGCGGAGTTGCGCCTGGAGTCGGTGACGCTCACCTACCCCGGCGCCGACGGGCCGGCGCTGACCGACGTGTCGCTGGTGGTGCGTACCGGGGAGACGATCGCCCTGGTCGGCGCGAACGGCGGCGGCAAGTCCAGCATCTCCAAGCTGCTGGGCTGCACGTACGCGCCGAGCACCGGCCGGGTGCTGTGGGACGGGGTGGACATCGCCGGCTACGCGCCCGACCAGCTGCGCTCGCACATCTCCGTCGTGACCCAGGACTTCGCGCACTGGCCGTTCACGGCCCGCGAGGACATCCGGATCGGCGCGGAACACCGGCCGGCGACCAACGCCGGCATCGAGGCCGCCGCGCGGGCCGCCGAGGCGCACACGATGATCACCGAGCTGGCCCGGGGCTACGACACCCTGCTGGACAAGAACTTCAAGGGCGGCCAGGAACTGTCCCAGGGCCAGTGGCAGCGGCTGGCCGCCGCGCGCGGCTTCTACCGCGACGCCCCGGTGCTGATCTGCGACGAACCGTCGGCGGCACTGGACCCGCGCGCGGAGTTCGCGCTGTTCCAGCAGCTGCGGACCGGGGCCGCCGGGCGGATGACGGTACTGATCACGCACCGGCTGGCCAACGTGCGCCACGCCGACCGGATCTACGTCCTCGACCACGGCCGGGTCCTCGAGTCCGGCGACCACGAGGAGCTGATGGCGTTCGACGGGGTGTACGCGGAACTGTTCACCTTGCAGGCCGCCGGGTACCTCACGGAGGACCCGGCACACTAG
- a CDS encoding AfsR/SARP family transcriptional regulator — protein MPILLLGDVAVETGGRHLTPAARATRAMLAALALTSGRPVSADRLYGLVWDSRPSDAPRGAVQVTVHRLRRWLAAHGQGVARVVTGPGGYTLVADGPTDLDRFRELRDRAAAEPGQRRVLLEAALELWRGPALADTGLTADATALDAERTATTVACADAALTDGDPGRALTLAVPVAEADPLAEEAHAVVVAALAATGQQGAALRAFERVRRSLAQELGADPGQKLRAAHARALRPDPATTDGQAQPGGDPAAPGARPVVQLPADPADFTGRSRELLALRRVLTGTGTALPVAVLVGHAGVGKSALAVRAAHGLGGRYPDGRLFLSVRGLGAAEALARLLRALGVHGSALPAEVTERAAVFRERTSGRRLLVVLDDADSAAQVTPMLPGSATCGVLVTSRQRLTGLPGATVTTLDVLRPAESVRLLSRIIGHPVDDDTDARRVADLCGHLPLALRVAGAKLAGRPGRTLAWLADRLADERRRLDELAHDDLEVRASLALSYRSLGPGPRRLLRLLGLLQAPTFAGWVAGAVLGARAREAEDLLDALTAWHLVEPAGPDRYRLHDLIRLYAAERAADEDSPADRTGAVTRACTGWLALARAAESRLQAGPWLVPTDHPAEAPAVADRDPLDWFEGELDGLSAAVRQAADLGEAGLAWSLASAVQGFCDQRGHLDAWHDTHSVALAAATAASDTRGVAVTAVGLSRLAVRRDDYPLAERHHWQARKAFEALGDRRGVALADRGAAEFLRWSDEPAAAVELIEDTIGYLRAGDDHLALLHALLIRGMLHADAREHGPAEDLFTEGLALATAHGCIRFTAQHGHWLGRVCEATGRPELAAAHHERAEAGYRAGGDELRATYVRLTSAGAALRRAEYGSALALLTGCVDTFGRLGETLGLAQALTALGAVHLGAGRPDAAVAALTDAGARWLTLAPVHADEAQACADLLRSVPGQAAHT, from the coding sequence ATGCCGATCCTGCTGCTGGGTGACGTCGCGGTCGAGACCGGCGGTCGACACCTGACCCCGGCGGCGCGGGCCACCCGGGCGATGCTCGCGGCACTGGCGCTCACGTCCGGCCGGCCGGTGTCCGCCGACCGGCTGTACGGGCTGGTGTGGGACTCGCGGCCCTCCGACGCGCCCCGGGGCGCCGTGCAGGTGACCGTGCACCGGCTGCGCCGCTGGCTCGCCGCCCACGGGCAGGGGGTCGCGCGGGTGGTGACCGGGCCGGGCGGGTACACCCTGGTCGCCGACGGGCCCACCGACCTGGACCGATTCCGGGAGCTGCGGGACCGGGCCGCCGCCGAGCCCGGACAGCGCCGGGTGCTGCTGGAGGCGGCGCTGGAGCTGTGGCGCGGTCCCGCGCTCGCCGACACGGGGCTGACCGCCGACGCCACAGCTCTCGACGCCGAACGGACGGCGACCACAGTGGCCTGCGCCGACGCCGCGCTGACCGACGGCGACCCGGGCCGGGCGCTGACCCTGGCGGTGCCCGTCGCCGAGGCCGACCCGCTGGCCGAGGAGGCGCACGCCGTGGTGGTGGCGGCGCTGGCCGCCACCGGTCAGCAGGGTGCCGCGCTGCGGGCCTTCGAACGGGTCCGGCGGTCACTCGCCCAGGAACTCGGTGCGGACCCCGGGCAGAAGCTGCGCGCCGCCCACGCCCGGGCACTGCGCCCGGACCCGGCGACGACCGACGGACAAGCACAACCAGGCGGCGACCCGGCAGCGCCCGGAGCCCGACCGGTGGTGCAACTGCCCGCCGACCCCGCCGACTTCACCGGACGGTCGAGGGAACTCTTGGCCCTGCGCCGTGTGCTGACGGGTACCGGCACCGCGCTGCCGGTCGCCGTGCTCGTCGGGCACGCCGGGGTCGGCAAGTCCGCCCTGGCGGTACGGGCGGCGCACGGGCTGGGGGGCCGGTACCCGGATGGCAGGTTGTTTCTCTCCGTGCGGGGGCTGGGGGCTGCCGAGGCGCTCGCCCGGCTACTGCGGGCGCTGGGCGTGCACGGTTCCGCGCTGCCGGCGGAGGTCACCGAACGCGCGGCGGTGTTCCGGGAACGCACCTCCGGGCGGCGACTGCTCGTGGTCCTCGACGACGCCGACTCCGCCGCGCAGGTCACGCCGATGCTCCCCGGCAGCGCGACCTGTGGCGTCCTGGTCACCAGCCGACAGCGGCTGACCGGCCTGCCCGGCGCGACGGTCACCACCCTGGACGTGCTGCGTCCGGCGGAGTCGGTGCGGCTGTTGTCGCGGATCATCGGCCACCCCGTCGACGACGACACCGACGCGCGCCGGGTGGCGGACCTGTGCGGGCACCTGCCGTTGGCGCTGCGGGTCGCCGGGGCGAAGCTGGCCGGGAGGCCCGGGCGGACCCTGGCGTGGCTCGCCGACCGGCTCGCCGACGAACGCCGCCGCCTCGACGAACTCGCGCACGACGACCTGGAGGTGCGGGCCAGCCTCGCACTCAGCTACCGGTCCCTCGGCCCGGGGCCGCGCCGGCTGCTGCGGCTCCTCGGGCTGCTGCAGGCGCCGACGTTCGCCGGCTGGGTCGCCGGCGCGGTGCTCGGCGCCCGTGCGCGCGAGGCCGAGGACCTGCTCGACGCGCTCACCGCCTGGCACCTGGTCGAGCCGGCCGGCCCGGACCGGTACCGTTTGCACGACCTGATCCGGCTGTACGCCGCGGAACGGGCCGCCGACGAGGACTCCCCTGCCGACCGGACCGGGGCCGTGACCCGGGCCTGCACCGGATGGCTCGCGCTGGCCCGCGCGGCGGAGTCCCGGCTGCAGGCCGGCCCCTGGCTGGTGCCCACCGACCACCCGGCCGAAGCCCCCGCCGTCGCGGACCGCGACCCGCTGGATTGGTTCGAAGGGGAACTCGACGGACTGTCCGCGGCCGTGCGGCAGGCCGCGGACCTGGGCGAGGCTGGCCTGGCCTGGTCACTGGCCTCGGCCGTGCAGGGCTTCTGTGACCAGCGCGGGCACCTCGACGCCTGGCACGACACGCATTCCGTGGCGCTGGCGGCCGCGACCGCCGCGAGCGACACGCGGGGCGTGGCGGTCACGGCGGTCGGCCTGTCCCGACTCGCGGTGCGCCGCGACGACTACCCGCTCGCCGAACGCCACCACTGGCAGGCCAGGAAGGCCTTCGAGGCCCTGGGCGACCGGCGGGGCGTGGCGCTCGCCGACCGCGGTGCCGCGGAGTTCCTCCGCTGGTCCGACGAACCGGCGGCGGCCGTCGAGCTCATCGAGGACACCATCGGGTACCTGCGGGCCGGCGACGACCACCTGGCCCTCCTCCACGCCCTCCTGATCCGGGGCATGCTGCACGCGGACGCGCGCGAACACGGGCCGGCCGAGGACCTGTTCACCGAGGGCCTGGCGCTGGCGACCGCGCACGGCTGCATCCGGTTCACAGCCCAGCACGGGCACTGGCTGGGCCGGGTGTGCGAGGCCACCGGCCGACCGGAACTGGCCGCCGCCCACCACGAGCGCGCCGAGGCCGGCTACCGAGCGGGCGGCGACGAGCTGCGGGCCACGTACGTGCGGCTGACCAGCGCCGGGGCCGCCCTGCGCCGGGCGGAGTACGGATCGGCGCTCGCCCTGCTCACCGGCTGCGTCGACACCTTCGGCCGGCTGGGCGAGACCCTGGGACTGGCCCAGGCGCTGACCGCGCTCGGGGCCGTGCACCTGGGCGCTGGTCGCCCCGATGCGGCGGTCGCCGCACTCACCGACGCCGGTGCCCGGTGGCTGACGCTGGCACCGGTGCACGCCGACGAGGCACAGGCGTGCGCGGACCTGCTGCGATCCGTCCCTGGCCAGGCGGCGCACACGTGA
- a CDS encoding class III lanthionine synthetase LanKC N-terminal domain-containing protein: MVDTDIEGRVAGLVAGHSGPAVTVRGDATWLTVFPAGAALADHGWKLHVSCRVSTFPELVDSLVPVLLAEGCVFKLARSAAVLKGLNDGVSSPATVGKAFTVYPDQGRVRELGLRLADLLRGTEGPRVLSDQRVTPDAPVFYRYGPFVAPWTTDAQGRLITMIHGPAGEEFGALATLQYRQPSWVVDPFTGATGHEEDASLLVGDHYRIVEGVFESGRGNVYRATDERDGGRVIVKQARALVDEHDASGDVRMRLRNERRVLESLAGYDGVSRFLDHFRHGDDEFLVTADAGPYNLDEDIAHDGRYGPGGRDLADLAARLSGIVLDLHARGVIVRDLSPKNVVIDAGRVTLIDLGLAAYDGLHIPGGTPGYAPARQCRDEPPLPHDDLHALGMTLLTAANGLSPISVGDDHDLARIRALQVIRATAGPAPTGVLGAVADLLSGDAEAATRAAHRLAGRQPAPSATTSPEPADRRPAPSVTTLPALPEPTEDLVAEIVDNLLADLLDQTRRVLTASTSRSIAHDASVYAGSAGIGLELLEHLDRPGVADLLADLVPFTVRAMEKVNLPPGLLVGRTGVDVFLRRAAEHGITADGYAGPAVPGPDWKPEGEDLIVGAAGVGLGHLLLGGETHREVAVRCAEHVLTHPVPDAPSPMPPRAAVEPSAGRAHGLAGTVEVLLFVGDAVGDKRLLDAAADRARLLLARGRDLADRVGTPYSAPLAASWCQGLAGIGQTLLHAGRLLDDPALTAGARDIARAATVFLPHVSVPSQCCGMSGVGNLLIDVAVRESSEEHWAAARVAARQMLLRSAGTPGHPVFMKDSPEDNSASWAFGVAGILAFFRRLSRRGGGTGLPLPG, encoded by the coding sequence ATGGTGGACACAGATATCGAGGGCCGTGTCGCCGGCCTGGTCGCAGGGCACTCCGGGCCGGCGGTCACCGTCCGAGGCGACGCGACGTGGCTGACCGTCTTCCCCGCCGGGGCCGCGCTGGCCGACCACGGCTGGAAACTGCACGTCTCCTGCCGGGTGTCGACGTTCCCCGAGCTGGTCGACAGCCTCGTGCCGGTGCTGCTCGCCGAGGGCTGCGTGTTCAAGCTCGCCCGGTCGGCCGCCGTGCTCAAGGGACTCAACGACGGGGTCAGCTCGCCGGCCACCGTTGGCAAGGCCTTCACCGTCTACCCGGACCAGGGCCGGGTCCGCGAGCTCGGGCTGCGCCTGGCCGACCTGCTCCGGGGCACGGAGGGACCCCGGGTGCTCAGCGACCAGCGGGTCACCCCCGACGCCCCCGTGTTCTACCGGTACGGACCCTTCGTCGCCCCCTGGACCACCGACGCCCAGGGCCGTCTGATCACGATGATCCACGGGCCGGCGGGGGAGGAGTTCGGCGCGCTGGCGACCCTGCAGTACCGGCAGCCGTCGTGGGTGGTGGACCCGTTCACCGGCGCGACCGGCCACGAGGAGGACGCGTCACTGCTGGTCGGCGACCACTACCGGATCGTGGAGGGCGTCTTCGAGTCCGGCCGCGGCAACGTCTACCGGGCCACCGACGAGCGCGACGGCGGCCGGGTGATCGTCAAGCAGGCCCGCGCTCTCGTCGACGAGCACGACGCCTCCGGTGACGTGCGGATGCGGCTGCGCAACGAGCGCCGGGTCCTGGAGAGCCTGGCCGGGTACGACGGGGTGTCGCGGTTCCTCGACCACTTCCGGCACGGCGACGACGAGTTCCTGGTGACCGCCGACGCCGGTCCGTACAACCTGGACGAGGACATCGCCCACGACGGCCGGTACGGCCCCGGCGGCCGCGACCTCGCCGACCTCGCGGCCCGACTGAGCGGGATCGTGCTCGACCTGCACGCCCGGGGCGTGATCGTCCGCGACCTCAGCCCGAAGAACGTCGTGATCGACGCCGGGCGGGTCACGCTGATCGACCTGGGCCTCGCCGCCTACGACGGCCTGCACATCCCCGGTGGCACCCCCGGCTACGCGCCGGCCCGGCAGTGCCGCGACGAACCACCCCTCCCGCACGACGACCTGCACGCGTTGGGTATGACCCTGCTGACCGCCGCCAACGGCCTGAGCCCGATCAGCGTCGGCGACGATCACGACCTGGCCAGGATCCGCGCCCTGCAGGTGATTCGCGCGACGGCCGGACCGGCACCGACCGGGGTGCTCGGTGCGGTCGCCGACCTGCTGAGCGGGGACGCCGAGGCCGCGACCCGCGCGGCCCACCGGCTCGCCGGTCGCCAGCCGGCCCCGTCCGCGACCACGTCGCCGGAACCGGCCGACCGCCGGCCGGCACCGTCCGTGACCACGCTGCCGGCCCTGCCGGAACCCACAGAGGACCTGGTCGCCGAGATCGTCGACAACCTCCTCGCCGACCTGCTGGACCAGACCCGCCGGGTGCTGACCGCGTCCACGAGCCGGTCCATCGCCCACGACGCGAGCGTCTACGCCGGCAGCGCCGGCATCGGCCTGGAACTGCTCGAACACCTCGACCGGCCCGGGGTCGCCGACCTGCTGGCCGACCTCGTGCCGTTCACGGTCCGCGCGATGGAGAAGGTCAACCTGCCGCCGGGGCTGCTCGTCGGCCGGACCGGGGTGGACGTGTTCCTCCGCCGGGCGGCCGAGCACGGCATCACCGCCGACGGGTACGCCGGGCCCGCCGTCCCCGGCCCCGACTGGAAGCCCGAGGGCGAGGACCTGATCGTCGGAGCCGCAGGGGTCGGGCTCGGCCACCTGCTGCTCGGCGGCGAGACCCACCGGGAGGTCGCGGTCCGGTGCGCCGAACACGTCCTGACCCATCCGGTACCCGACGCGCCCAGCCCGATGCCGCCCCGCGCCGCCGTGGAGCCCTCCGCCGGCCGGGCGCACGGGCTGGCCGGCACCGTCGAGGTGCTGCTGTTCGTCGGCGACGCCGTGGGCGACAAGCGGCTGCTCGACGCCGCGGCCGACCGCGCCCGACTGCTCCTCGCGAGGGGCAGGGACCTCGCCGACCGGGTCGGCACGCCGTACTCCGCGCCGCTGGCCGCCTCCTGGTGCCAGGGCCTGGCAGGGATCGGGCAGACCCTGCTGCACGCCGGCCGCCTCCTCGACGATCCGGCCCTGACCGCCGGGGCCCGCGACATCGCCCGGGCGGCCACGGTGTTCCTGCCGCACGTCAGCGTGCCGAGCCAGTGCTGCGGCATGTCCGGGGTCGGGAACCTGCTGATCGACGTGGCGGTACGCGAGTCCAGCGAGGAGCACTGGGCGGCGGCCCGGGTGGCGGCGCGGCAGATGCTGCTGCGGAGCGCCGGTACCCCTGGGCATCCGGTGTTCATGAAGGACTCGCCGGAGGACAACAGCGCCTCGTGGGCGTTCGGCGTGGCCGGGATCCTGGCGTTCTTCCGCCGACTGTCCCGGCGGGGCGGCGGCACGGGCCTGCCCCTGCCGGGCTGA
- a CDS encoding DUF3105 domain-containing protein has product MSRVPWGRIGYFALVLALVVACVAVTRRNWTAQLVGSAVAAAPADRPDLPGREVPMLPSPHIAYLGTDHAAYNSLPPTSGPHLPWPAASGVYRESVPDELMVHSLEHGHVAVQYAPDTPPGQVRLLEDIARRYPGDVVAAPYPRLGHGVALTAWCRLQTLDTVDEAAIVHFVETLAGRYDHGWTR; this is encoded by the coding sequence GTGTCTCGCGTTCCTTGGGGCCGGATCGGGTACTTCGCCCTGGTCCTGGCGCTGGTCGTGGCGTGCGTCGCCGTGACGAGGCGGAACTGGACGGCGCAGCTCGTCGGTTCGGCGGTGGCCGCCGCGCCGGCCGACCGGCCCGACCTGCCGGGGCGGGAGGTGCCGATGCTGCCCAGCCCGCACATCGCCTATCTCGGCACGGACCACGCCGCCTACAACTCACTGCCCCCGACGTCGGGCCCGCACCTGCCGTGGCCGGCCGCGTCGGGTGTGTACCGGGAGTCGGTACCGGACGAGCTGATGGTGCACTCGCTCGAACACGGGCACGTCGCGGTGCAGTACGCGCCGGACACGCCGCCCGGGCAGGTGCGGCTCCTGGAGGACATCGCGCGGCGGTACCCGGGCGACGTGGTGGCCGCCCCGTACCCGCGGCTCGGGCACGGGGTGGCCCTGACCGCCTGGTGCCGGTTGCAGACCCTCGACACCGTGGACGAGGCGGCCATCGTCCACTTCGTCGAGACGCTGGCCGGCCGGTACGACCACGGCTGGACCCGATGA
- a CDS encoding biotin-dependent carboxyltransferase family protein, with product MIAVVRAGALTTVQDLGRPGLAHLGVPRSGALDLPAHLLANRLVGNPATAATLETTLTGVAVRCARATLVAVTGAPAAVRCDGRPVAWGAAVRVPAGAVLDVGPARHGVRSYVAFSGGVDVAPVLGSRATDLLSGLGPAKLATGDTLPLGPAAITAGAAPPLGRADSTPVTVVPTLGASDSLVLRVRLGPRDDWFHDAAGALRRGEYVASTASNRIALRTRGAALMRTAEAAGRELPSEGMVLGAVQVPADGAPIVFLADHPTTGGYPVIGVVVEEDLAAAAQARPGTPLRFDPLTTST from the coding sequence GTGATCGCCGTGGTCCGGGCCGGGGCTCTGACCACCGTGCAGGACCTGGGCCGGCCGGGACTCGCACACCTCGGGGTGCCGCGCTCCGGGGCGCTGGACCTGCCGGCGCATCTCCTCGCCAACCGCCTCGTCGGGAACCCCGCGACGGCCGCGACCCTGGAAACCACCCTGACCGGTGTCGCGGTCCGGTGCGCGCGGGCCACACTCGTCGCCGTCACCGGAGCGCCGGCCGCCGTCCGGTGCGACGGCCGGCCCGTCGCGTGGGGCGCCGCGGTCCGGGTGCCCGCCGGGGCGGTACTCGACGTCGGCCCCGCCCGGCACGGCGTCCGCAGTTACGTCGCCTTCAGCGGCGGCGTCGACGTCGCCCCCGTGCTGGGGAGCCGCGCCACGGACCTGCTGTCCGGCCTCGGGCCGGCCAAGCTCGCCACCGGAGACACCCTCCCCCTCGGGCCGGCCGCAATCACAGCCGGGGCCGCACCGCCCCTCGGGCGGGCCGATTCCACGCCGGTCACCGTGGTCCCGACACTCGGCGCGTCCGACAGTCTCGTGTTGCGGGTCCGGCTGGGTCCCCGGGACGACTGGTTCCACGACGCGGCCGGGGCGCTGCGGCGGGGGGAGTACGTGGCCTCCACGGCCAGTAACCGGATCGCGCTGCGGACGCGGGGGGCGGCGCTGATGCGTACCGCTGAGGCCGCGGGGCGGGAGTTGCCCAGCGAGGGGATGGTGCTCGGCGCGGTACAGGTGCCGGCGGACGGGGCGCCGATCGTGTTCCTGGCGGACCATCCGACCACCGGCGGGTACCCGGTGATCGGGGTGGTCGTCGAGGAGGACCTGGCCGCAGCGGCCCAGGCCCGCCCCGGAACCCCGCTGCGCTTCGACCCGCTGACCACGTCCACCTGA
- a CDS encoding methyltransferase domain-containing protein — protein MTRDTPAQVAYLDQVAASGPGREYKGRVAAALGLVPGMAVVDVGCGPGADLGGLAAAVGPAGSVLGVDADPAMVAVARHRFPGPGVRVRLGDAHALPVPDAGVDRAVVDRVLQHVADPAGVVAELRRVLRPGGVAVLADNDWDTLVIDDPDVDTSRAYARYVRREVVRNATVGRQVPRLCAAAGFVVRDVEAVTIVFRDVAVAERILRITEVTWGAIRAGVMDERAALAWLGRLTGGPFLASATVFVTTAVVPG, from the coding sequence ATGACACGTGACACCCCCGCACAGGTGGCCTATCTCGACCAGGTGGCGGCGAGCGGACCCGGCCGGGAGTACAAGGGGCGGGTGGCGGCGGCGCTGGGCCTCGTACCCGGAATGGCGGTCGTGGATGTGGGGTGTGGGCCCGGGGCCGATCTGGGCGGGCTCGCCGCGGCGGTCGGTCCGGCGGGGTCGGTGCTCGGCGTGGACGCCGATCCGGCGATGGTGGCCGTGGCCCGGCACCGGTTCCCGGGTCCGGGGGTGCGGGTCCGGCTCGGGGACGCGCACGCGTTGCCGGTGCCCGACGCCGGTGTGGACCGGGCGGTGGTCGACCGGGTGTTGCAGCACGTGGCCGACCCGGCGGGGGTCGTGGCCGAACTGCGCCGGGTGCTGCGCCCGGGCGGGGTGGCGGTGCTGGCCGACAACGACTGGGACACCCTCGTCATCGACGACCCCGATGTGGACACCAGCCGCGCCTACGCCCGCTACGTCCGCCGGGAGGTGGTCCGCAACGCCACCGTCGGCCGGCAGGTGCCCCGGTTGTGCGCGGCGGCCGGGTTCGTGGTGCGCGACGTCGAGGCCGTCACGATCGTGTTCCGGGACGTGGCGGTGGCCGAGCGGATCCTGCGGATCACGGAGGTCACGTGGGGGGCGATCCGGGCCGGGGTGATGGACGAGCGGGCGGCGCTGGCCTGGTTGGGGCGGCTGACGGGGGGGCCGTTCCTGGCCAGCGCCACCGTGTTCGTCACCACGGCCGTGGTGCCGGGGTAG